The DNA sequence ACCTTGCTGAGGAAATCCCATCAGTACTGTCCCTGGTGATGGATGGGAAAACCGATATCGCCCTGGGAAGCCGTTACATTTCCGGGAAAAGCAGCTACCGCACGCCGCTGGTTAGAAGAATGGGGCAAAGGTTTTTTGCCCGGATTTTTTCTCTGATAACCAAACAGAAGGTTACTGATCCCACTTCCGGTTTTCAATGTTTGAATCGAAAAGTTTTTGAATGGTATGCCGAGGGGCATTTCCCCCGGGATTTTCCGGATATCGATGTTCTGATAGCCGCACATTTTGCCGGTTTCCGTTTGATGGAGGCGCCTGTGTCTATGAAAGAGCGTGAAGGCGGGACTTCCATACATTCAGGATTAAGGCCGTTTTACTATTTCTTCAAGATGATTCTTTCTGTATTTATCGTGTTATTGAATCGCAGGAGGTGGAATACCCATGTATCCTAAACAAATCGCTGTTTCTCTCATACTCAGTTTTGCTTTATTGATTCTTATCATCCGTCTTATCCAGAAGGGCAGATTGGATATCTCCTACTGCTGGATCTGGCTGGGTGTGGGAATCATCGCTCCGCTCATCGTGCTGAAGTACACCTGGCTTCTCTGGGTAACTTCTTTCATCGGCGCCATGACTCCGACCACCACCCTTTTTCTTTTTTCCATCCTGGTGCTCTTTCTCATGTGCCTGCAATTTTCCATTGTCATTTCCACCCAGCATCGCCAGATTAAAAAGCTGACCCAGGAACTAGCGCTTCGGACGAAAAAGGAATAGTATGCGCCTGACTCTGGTTTCCGCCCCTCTGACCATGGAAGAGCGCTATGGATTGTTCTCCGGCGCCGGAAGCAGCCAGCCTTCCTTCGGACTGGTGTGTCTTGCCGCGGCCGCCGAACAGGAGGGAGTAAAGGTTTCGGTGATCGATGCATCTGCGGAGAGCCTGTCGAAAGAACGGGCGCTCCAAGCAGTCCTCAAGTCCGGCGCCGATGTGGTGGGAATCAGCTCGACCACCGCGGGCATTTCAGCTTCCGGGGAGCTTGCAGAAAAAATCAAACAGGCCCGGCCCTGTTCAGTCATTATCGGGGGCAGCCATGCGACCGCCATACCGGAAGAGACGCTCACAGAATTTCCGGG is a window from the Candidatus Latescibacter sp. genome containing:
- a CDS encoding DUF2304 domain-containing protein, which gives rise to MYPKQIAVSLILSFALLILIIRLIQKGRLDISYCWIWLGVGIIAPLIVLKYTWLLWVTSFIGAMTPTTTLFLFSILVLFLMCLQFSIVISTQHRQIKKLTQELALRTKKE
- a CDS encoding glycosyltransferase family 2 protein — its product is MFCPDNRVLVVIPAYNEAGRIGKVVHSVQHALPSVNVLVVNDCSTDFTEQEAREAGATVLSHPVNLGYGASLETGYLYASLHDFDIVCQMDGDGQHLAEEIPSVLSLVMDGKTDIALGSRYISGKSSYRTPLVRRMGQRFFARIFSLITKQKVTDPTSGFQCLNRKVFEWYAEGHFPRDFPDIDVLIAAHFAGFRLMEAPVSMKEREGGTSIHSGLRPFYYFFKMILSVFIVLLNRRRWNTHVS